From Ignisphaera aggregans DSM 17230, the proteins below share one genomic window:
- a CDS encoding transcriptional regulator, AsnC family (COGs: COG1522 Transcriptional regulators~InterPro IPR000485:IPR019887:IPR019888:IPR002345~KEGG: smr:Smar_0048 AsnC family transcriptional regulator~PFAM: Transcription regulator, AsnC-type-like~SMART: Transcription regulator, AsnC-type~SPTR: A3DKK1 Transcriptional regulator, AsnC family~PFAM: HTH domain; AsnC family) codes for MSESIELDEKDIKLLEILASNARATYTDIARAIGISDVAVMKRVKRLESRLIKRYTIVVDPRRLGFKIVSFTGIDIEPDKLFNILEYLKNRDDVKGLWLTTGDHTLMAVIWARDENEIAKIHNDISMIPGVKRVCPAIILKTLKDLDMGFAFD; via the coding sequence ATGAGTGAATCGATAGAGTTGGATGAAAAGGATATTAAATTGTTAGAAATATTGGCTTCAAATGCAAGAGCTACCTATACAGATATAGCTAGAGCTATTGGGATTAGCGATGTTGCTGTTATGAAGAGAGTTAAGAGGCTTGAATCTAGACTTATAAAAAGGTACACTATTGTTGTTGATCCAAGAAGACTTGGATTTAAAATAGTATCATTTACTGGTATAGATATTGAACCAGATAAACTCTTCAATATTCTTGAATATCTAAAGAATAGAGATGATGTTAAAGGGCTATGGCTAACAACAGGTGATCACACACTAATGGCAGTTATATGGGCTAGAGATGAAAATGAAATAGCGAAGATACATAATGATATATCAATGATACCTGGAGTAAAAAGAGTGTGTCCCGCAATTATTTTGAAAACTCTAAAGGATTTAGATATGGGTTTTGCCTTTGATTAA